Proteins encoded within one genomic window of Candidatus Bathyarchaeota archaeon A05DMB-5:
- a CDS encoding Snf7 family protein: MKGFLHPNPPPFRETVAKSIQTLKVQRNKLDQASFRLKERDRILFQTCITALKNKNKEKAAICANEIAEVRKLIKFLYNVELAIERVILRLETIKELSDIVIDLKPSLKLLQRVSQELFEVLPDVSSELNKVNEEISETLYSTRITADKSVIPVNRKTPGGEEILKEVSGFLEQRLAEKLPEPPATITEPETEQPALKEMVALAANCSQAAGQETVTEHDGNSSQTLFSYKKAEIQEISLKIENPLLEDMLLDYVRKCNGEIDIARCSTDLKTSDEEVRKALESLGAKGKIKIELRTGE; the protein is encoded by the coding sequence ATCAAAGGTTTTCTTCATCCGAACCCTCCACCATTTCGGGAAACAGTTGCTAAGTCAATTCAAACCCTGAAAGTTCAACGCAACAAACTTGATCAAGCAAGTTTTCGTCTCAAGGAAAGAGACAGAATTCTCTTTCAAACATGCATTACTGCTTTAAAAAACAAGAACAAAGAAAAAGCAGCGATTTGCGCGAACGAAATCGCAGAGGTTCGTAAACTAATAAAGTTTCTTTATAATGTTGAGTTAGCCATAGAACGCGTAATTCTCAGACTTGAAACCATAAAAGAGTTAAGCGACATTGTAATCGACCTGAAACCTTCCTTAAAGCTTTTGCAGCGGGTGTCACAGGAACTGTTTGAAGTTTTGCCTGACGTTTCTTCCGAACTAAACAAGGTCAACGAAGAAATAAGCGAAACATTGTATTCGACGCGAATAACTGCTGACAAGTCAGTAATACCAGTTAACAGAAAAACGCCCGGAGGAGAAGAAATACTAAAAGAAGTGTCGGGCTTTCTAGAACAAAGACTCGCGGAAAAACTTCCCGAACCGCCCGCTACAATTACAGAGCCCGAAACTGAACAGCCCGCATTGAAAGAAATGGTTGCGTTAGCCGCTAACTGTTCGCAGGCAGCGGGTCAAGAAACTGTGACAGAGCATGACGGAAATTCTTCCCAAACCCTCTTTTCTTATAAAAAAGCTGAGATTCAAGAAATCTCCTTAAAAATTGAGAATCCACTTTTAGAGGATATGCTTCTTGATTATGTAAGGAAATGTAATGGAGAAATTGACATAGCGCGCTGTTCTACAGATTTGAAAACTTCTGATGAGGAAGTTAGAAAAGCGCTTGAAAGTTTAGGAGCGAAAGGAAAAATAAAAATTGAGTTAAGAACTGGAGAGTAG
- a CDS encoding CdvA-like protein, translating to MPQDPNLFLSVGKQIKDEYGRVVGKVASFAVSPNGKFDAAFIEQGDGKFLKLPADHLKFDGAEITLMSKIKAKASLLCDQIPLLWRKDQALKELVEKKKISPELYEELHNSFEGALTQLKTEAQSIIEEINREIVRCTEETRELNYALVHLEIEHEIGKIDDQYYGAAFAIIQENLKRVNVEKNDLELTKNKLSNILLGEDLKTAEPPKEKAKIEAPKEFAPVSSSPELPEPPVVVYVKEIGRSGI from the coding sequence ATGCCACAAGACCCCAATCTTTTTCTTTCCGTTGGAAAACAAATTAAAGACGAATACGGACGAGTAGTAGGCAAAGTAGCCTCTTTTGCAGTCTCTCCTAATGGAAAATTCGACGCTGCATTCATTGAGCAGGGCGACGGAAAATTCTTGAAACTTCCCGCGGACCACCTGAAATTTGACGGTGCCGAAATAACACTCATGTCTAAAATAAAAGCGAAAGCATCCCTCTTATGTGACCAGATACCACTTTTATGGCGAAAAGACCAAGCCCTCAAAGAATTGGTTGAAAAGAAGAAGATTTCGCCTGAACTTTATGAAGAACTTCACAACAGCTTTGAGGGAGCACTAACTCAACTAAAAACCGAAGCACAATCTATCATTGAAGAAATAAACAGAGAAATTGTCAGATGTACCGAAGAGACAAGAGAGCTGAATTACGCTCTGGTGCATCTGGAAATCGAGCACGAGATAGGAAAAATCGACGACCAATATTATGGAGCCGCCTTCGCAATAATCCAAGAAAACCTGAAACGAGTCAACGTGGAGAAAAACGATTTAGAACTCACGAAAAACAAACTTTCAAACATTCTACTCGGCGAAGACCTAAAAACCGCAGAACCACCGAAAGAGAAGGCAAAGATTGAAGCTCCAAAAGAATTTGCTCCAGTTTCGTCAAGTCCTGAACTCCCAGAACCCCCAGTAGTCGTTTATGTAAAGGAAATAGGAAGAAGCGGCATATAG